The Acidobacteriota bacterium genome has a window encoding:
- a CDS encoding GNAT family N-acetyltransferase, producing the protein MSLVNVHKQTRSNLVSVTVAEDPSLADKIEELDRQSWPPYLLQAHKPFESAFNVTWLAIYDYWPECQFGLFDKTTGELVAWGNSAPLAWTQRTDDLPNTGWDWAMHQAFLGNINKVTPNALAALGISVRQAARNQGISAAAIATMKQIARRLGCDSLIAPVRPSLKSLYPLTPITEYLTWQDDTGLPFDPWLRTHLRLGATIIKACPQSMRLTGKVADWEKWTGLKFPASQHYVVPQMLSTLKIDREKDEGIYVEPNVWMEHKL; encoded by the coding sequence ATGAGCCTCGTCAATGTTCACAAACAGACACGCTCCAATTTGGTAAGCGTGACGGTTGCCGAAGACCCAAGCTTGGCTGACAAGATCGAAGAACTGGATCGCCAATCCTGGCCGCCATATTTACTGCAAGCGCACAAACCGTTTGAGTCAGCTTTTAATGTTACTTGGCTTGCCATTTACGACTATTGGCCTGAGTGCCAGTTTGGATTATTTGATAAGACGACCGGCGAGTTAGTAGCTTGGGGTAACTCAGCGCCGCTTGCCTGGACACAACGCACAGATGACCTGCCTAACACCGGATGGGATTGGGCGATGCACCAGGCTTTTCTCGGTAACATAAACAAGGTAACACCTAATGCCTTGGCCGCTCTTGGAATTTCAGTCAGACAAGCCGCTCGCAATCAAGGCATAAGCGCAGCGGCAATAGCGACGATGAAACAAATAGCCAGAAGGCTGGGTTGTGATTCCTTGATTGCGCCTGTACGCCCGAGCCTAAAGAGTCTTTACCCTTTAACTCCGATAACTGAATACCTAACTTGGCAAGACGACACAGGTCTTCCGTTTGATCCGTGGTTGCGCACACATCTGCGATTGGGCGCAACGATCATCAAAGCTTGCCCGCAATCTATGAGACTTACAGGCAAGGTTGCAGATTGGGAAAAATGGACTGGCCTGAAGTTTCCGGCCAGCCAGCATTACGTCGTTCCACAAATGCTAAGTACCTTAAAAATAGATCGTGAGAAGGACGAAGGAATTTATGTTGAGCCAAACGTTTGGATGGAGCACAAGTTATGA
- a CDS encoding inosamine-phosphate amidinotransferase 1: protein MSLVNVHNEWDPLEEVIVGRAANARIARPDKGLFAVEYREYGQAENIPSGPYPQRVIEETEEDLAVLIETFQRLGVTVRRPEIREHAQPFSTPDWASDGQYNYCPRDLFVAVGQTLIEAPMTLRARQLETLSFKPILLDYLRSGSRWISAPKPRLADEMYNATGQGLAIREHEPVFDAANVLRVGRDLLYLVSDSGNRCGAHWLQTCVGTDYRVRAYDNVYTGTHVDTTITLVRPGLVVVNAARVGPRNLPELFRDWEVIYLEAVTDIGYTGTAYASVWIGLNFMMVNPETAIVDARQTALRRELEKRGVAIIPLQLRHARTLGGGFHCVTLDVRRRGGLETYCQQRGNEPLLV from the coding sequence ATGAGCCTAGTTAATGTTCACAACGAATGGGATCCGCTCGAAGAAGTCATCGTCGGGCGCGCCGCCAACGCCCGTATCGCACGGCCCGACAAAGGCCTTTTCGCGGTCGAATACCGCGAGTATGGGCAAGCCGAAAACATCCCGTCCGGCCCCTACCCGCAGCGCGTCATCGAAGAAACCGAAGAAGACCTCGCCGTCTTGATCGAGACGTTTCAAAGGCTCGGCGTAACGGTGCGCCGCCCCGAAATCCGGGAGCACGCGCAACCATTCAGCACGCCCGATTGGGCGAGCGATGGGCAATACAACTATTGCCCGCGCGATCTGTTTGTGGCGGTTGGGCAAACGCTGATCGAAGCGCCGATGACCTTGCGCGCGCGGCAATTGGAAACACTCTCGTTCAAACCCATCCTGCTCGATTACCTGCGTTCGGGCAGCCGCTGGATCAGCGCGCCCAAGCCGCGTTTGGCGGATGAAATGTACAACGCGACCGGTCAGGGCTTGGCAATTCGTGAACACGAGCCGGTGTTTGACGCGGCGAATGTGCTGCGCGTGGGGCGCGACTTGCTCTATCTGGTTTCCGACAGCGGCAATCGTTGCGGCGCGCATTGGTTGCAAACCTGCGTTGGCACGGATTATCGCGTGCGCGCTTATGACAACGTATACACCGGCACGCACGTAGACACGACCATCACACTGGTGCGGCCCGGCTTGGTCGTGGTCAATGCCGCGCGCGTCGGGCCACGCAATTTGCCAGAGCTGTTCCGCGACTGGGAAGTGATTTACCTGGAGGCGGTGACGGACATCGGCTACACGGGGACGGCGTATGCGTCGGTCTGGATCGGCCTGAATTTCATGATGGTCAACCCGGAGACGGCCATTGTTGACGCGCGGCAAACGGCGTTGCGGCGGGAACTGGAAAAACGCGGCGTGGCGATCATCCCCTTGCAATTGCGGCACGCGCGCACGCTGGGTGGCGGCTTTCATTGCGTGACATTGGATGTGCGCAGGCGCGGCGGATTGGAAACGTATTGTCAGCAGCGCGGAAACGAACCCCTTCTTGTTTAG